The Fructilactobacillus myrtifloralis genome contains a region encoding:
- the priA gene encoding primosomal protein N' codes for MPSAAVIVDVPTMQTNFPYSYAIPPELQSQLQPGLRVVVPFGAGNRQVEGFVVGLQDDDAKHPTDELKPITRLMDLTPVVNQELLELSDWLAQRTYSFRISCLLTMLPNVMKAKYQTTVAPVPPVQDQWLAKVFADQQELPLDQTHFTNREVARLTELRKQGQVEVHYHVKNQAKRKTEVAVVNQITDFSRCATEIRKNATGQQALLHQLEQQPKTPLRQRELTKVPGISAAVIKTFADRGWVRKVTVEQYRNPYDQPRHPDQPQPLTPDQQRAVTPINKAIRDQQSTVFLLEGVTGSGKTEVYLQTIQQALNQDEQALMLVPEIALTPQMVTRVKNRFGDQVAILHSGLSNGEKYDEWRRINAGAAQVVVGARSAVFAPLPKLGLIILDEEHDPSYKQSDNPRYHTRDVAIWRAQYHHCPVVLGSATPSLESRARAEKGRYQLLQLPHRINQQQLPAIQIVDMTAPSEHYGDLFSQELVTALQSTLARKEQVVLLLNRRGFSSFMLCRDCGYVLKCPHCDISLTMHLDSHTMKCHYCGFETAIPNECPQCHSRHIRYFGTGTEKAEQQLQRLIPQARILRMDVDTTRKKGAHQRILSQFGDQQADILLGTQMIAKGLDFPNVTLVGVLNADTGLDLPDFRASERTFDLLTQVAGRAGRAEKAGQVIIQTFNPQHYAIQLAQQQDYEAFFRKEMQLRHLAGYSPYYFTAQITVSALVEKDAAQESYRILQLLQQNLAKTTEVLGPTPKPIARIKNRYYYQIIIKYKHDEQLAPTLTRIQAISQKEVRKGLRIAIDSDPVNFM; via the coding sequence ATGCCGAGCGCAGCCGTAATTGTAGATGTTCCCACCATGCAAACCAATTTTCCGTATTCGTATGCCATTCCCCCAGAACTTCAATCACAATTGCAACCTGGCCTGCGGGTGGTAGTTCCCTTTGGAGCGGGAAATCGCCAGGTGGAAGGTTTTGTCGTGGGCTTACAGGATGATGATGCAAAGCATCCGACAGACGAACTCAAACCAATTACACGACTGATGGACCTAACCCCAGTGGTCAACCAAGAGCTCCTCGAGCTCTCTGATTGGTTAGCCCAACGGACTTACTCCTTTCGCATTAGTTGCCTGTTGACGATGTTACCAAACGTCATGAAGGCTAAGTATCAAACCACTGTTGCCCCGGTTCCGCCGGTGCAGGATCAGTGGCTGGCCAAGGTATTTGCCGACCAACAGGAACTCCCGCTTGATCAAACCCACTTTACGAACCGTGAAGTAGCTCGGTTAACCGAACTCCGAAAACAGGGGCAGGTGGAGGTTCATTATCACGTTAAAAACCAGGCCAAACGGAAAACGGAAGTGGCAGTGGTGAACCAAATAACAGACTTTTCGCGCTGCGCTACAGAAATTCGAAAAAATGCGACGGGCCAACAAGCCCTGCTCCACCAACTAGAGCAACAGCCAAAGACCCCGCTCCGCCAACGGGAGCTAACCAAAGTTCCCGGGATTTCTGCAGCCGTCATTAAAACGTTTGCGGACCGGGGCTGGGTGCGGAAGGTGACCGTGGAGCAGTATCGAAACCCTTACGACCAACCGCGCCACCCAGATCAGCCGCAACCATTGACTCCCGATCAGCAACGTGCCGTTACACCCATTAACAAGGCCATTCGTGACCAACAGAGCACGGTTTTCCTACTGGAAGGGGTTACTGGATCAGGAAAAACGGAAGTTTATTTACAAACAATTCAACAGGCGTTAAATCAGGATGAACAGGCGCTAATGTTAGTGCCAGAAATTGCGTTGACTCCGCAGATGGTGACCCGCGTTAAAAATCGCTTTGGCGATCAAGTTGCAATTTTGCACAGTGGGCTGTCAAACGGAGAAAAGTATGATGAGTGGCGCAGAATTAACGCTGGTGCCGCGCAGGTAGTGGTGGGGGCGCGGTCCGCCGTCTTCGCTCCCTTACCCAAGTTGGGACTCATCATTTTAGATGAGGAGCATGATCCGAGTTACAAGCAAAGCGATAACCCCCGTTATCACACCCGGGACGTGGCCATTTGGCGGGCCCAGTATCACCACTGTCCGGTCGTTTTGGGGAGCGCCACGCCGTCGTTAGAATCTAGAGCTCGGGCGGAAAAGGGCCGGTACCAACTGTTGCAATTGCCGCATCGGATTAACCAGCAACAGCTCCCAGCGATTCAGATTGTTGATATGACCGCCCCCTCTGAACACTATGGCGATTTGTTTTCTCAAGAGTTGGTGACGGCGCTGCAAAGTACGCTAGCCCGCAAGGAACAGGTGGTGTTGCTATTGAACCGCCGGGGCTTTTCGTCATTTATGCTGTGTCGTGATTGTGGGTATGTTTTAAAGTGCCCGCACTGTGATATTTCGTTAACGATGCACCTAGATTCACACACGATGAAGTGCCATTACTGTGGCTTTGAAACGGCGATTCCGAACGAATGCCCTCAGTGTCATAGTCGGCACATTCGTTACTTTGGGACGGGGACGGAGAAAGCAGAACAGCAGTTACAGCGCTTAATTCCCCAAGCCCGCATCCTGCGCATGGATGTGGATACCACCCGCAAGAAGGGTGCCCACCAACGAATTCTGAGCCAATTTGGGGACCAACAGGCGGATATTTTGCTGGGAACCCAGATGATTGCCAAGGGGCTTGATTTTCCCAACGTTACCCTCGTGGGGGTGTTGAATGCCGATACGGGCTTAGATCTACCTGATTTTCGTGCGAGTGAACGGACCTTTGACCTCTTGACCCAGGTGGCCGGCCGGGCTGGTCGAGCCGAGAAGGCGGGACAAGTCATCATTCAAACCTTTAATCCCCAGCATTATGCGATTCAGTTAGCCCAACAGCAAGACTATGAGGCGTTTTTCCGCAAGGAAATGCAACTACGCCATTTAGCGGGCTACAGCCCGTATTACTTCACAGCTCAGATTACGGTTAGTGCACTGGTGGAGAAGGACGCCGCCCAGGAATCCTACCGGATTTTGCAGTTACTGCAGCAGAATCTCGCCAAAACGACAGAAGTGCTTGGACCGACCCCGAAACCGATTGCAAGAATTAAGAACCGATATTACTATCAAATTATCATTAAGTATAAGCACGATGAGCAGTTAGCCCCGACTCTGACGCGAATTCAAGCAATCTCGCAAAAGGAAGTGCGCAAGGGGCTGCGGATTGCCATTGATTCTGACCCCGTTAATTTTATGTAG
- the fmt gene encoding methionyl-tRNA formyltransferase, whose product MERVVFMGTPEFSVPILKALHDHYDVIAVVTQPDRPVGRKRTLTASPVKQTALELGLPVLQPEKLAGSPELDQIVEQHPDFIITAAYGQFLPTKLLNAAQIAAVNVHGSLLPKYRGGAPVQYAIMNGDQVTGVTIMYMVKAMDAGDILAQETVPITDQDDTASMFAKLSLVGRDLLLKTLPKLAKHQITPQKQDEAQVVFSPTIKRGEEQLDFHQPARLVDCKVRALRPNPGAYALVHGQRYKVWDVTVLDQTTDLAPGQVVKRTKRELQLAAGAGTVLQVNEIQPAGKPRTTIQAFLNGNQQLQTGDQFIDDHE is encoded by the coding sequence ATGGAACGAGTAGTATTTATGGGAACCCCTGAGTTTAGTGTTCCCATTTTAAAGGCATTACATGATCATTATGATGTGATTGCGGTTGTGACCCAACCGGATCGCCCCGTCGGTCGGAAACGCACGTTGACGGCTTCGCCAGTCAAACAAACGGCGTTGGAATTAGGCTTACCCGTTTTGCAGCCAGAAAAACTCGCGGGCAGTCCTGAACTAGACCAAATTGTCGAACAACACCCCGACTTTATTATTACCGCGGCTTACGGTCAGTTTTTACCCACCAAGTTGTTGAACGCGGCCCAAATTGCAGCGGTGAACGTCCACGGGTCGTTATTACCGAAGTACCGGGGCGGGGCCCCCGTTCAATACGCGATTATGAATGGGGATCAAGTAACTGGAGTTACGATTATGTACATGGTGAAAGCGATGGATGCCGGAGATATTTTGGCGCAGGAGACCGTTCCGATTACAGATCAGGATGACACCGCCTCGATGTTTGCCAAGTTAAGCCTGGTGGGACGGGATTTACTGTTAAAAACGTTACCCAAACTCGCTAAGCACCAAATTACCCCGCAAAAACAGGATGAAGCGCAGGTGGTTTTTTCGCCCACGATTAAACGGGGTGAGGAACAACTGGATTTTCACCAGCCCGCGCGGCTCGTGGATTGTAAGGTACGGGCGTTACGTCCCAATCCCGGCGCGTATGCACTGGTTCATGGGCAACGCTATAAGGTGTGGGATGTTACGGTCCTAGATCAAACCACGGACCTGGCACCCGGACAGGTCGTTAAGCGTACCAAGCGAGAACTGCAGCTAGCTGCGGGAGCAGGTACCGTTTTACAGGTTAACGAAATTCAACCGGCCGGCAAACCACGGACGACCATCCAAGCGTTTTTAAACGGGAACCAACAATTACAAACAGGAGACCAATTTATTGATGACCACGAATAA